In the Staphylococcus sp. IVB6240 genome, one interval contains:
- the nrdG gene encoding anaerobic ribonucleoside-triphosphate reductase activating protein: MKLGSVIQGSGYIAKIETHSFVDGEGVRCSLYVSGCPFHCPGCYNVAAQHFRYGEPFTDEIISEVMEACTPSYISGLSILGGEPFCNLAVIAPLIRAFRECFGRTKDIWVWTGYQLEYLWHQNDERTALLQEVDVLVDGMFVQKLYRPNLAYRGSLNQRVIHIPTYAETQSMSHAIYVE, from the coding sequence ATGAAGCTGGGATCAGTCATTCAAGGGTCTGGTTATATCGCAAAAATAGAAACGCATAGTTTTGTGGATGGAGAAGGGGTTCGCTGTAGCTTGTATGTATCGGGCTGCCCTTTTCACTGTCCAGGCTGTTATAATGTCGCAGCCCAACATTTTCGCTATGGTGAACCTTTTACGGATGAAATTATATCCGAAGTAATGGAAGCATGTACCCCATCGTATATCTCAGGATTGAGTATACTCGGCGGTGAACCATTTTGTAACTTAGCTGTCATTGCACCGCTGATTCGGGCGTTCCGTGAATGTTTTGGTCGTACGAAAGATATTTGGGTATGGACAGGTTATCAACTGGAATATTTATGGCATCAAAATGATGAACGCACAGCCCTTTTACAAGAAGTTGATGTCCTTGTAGATGGGATGTTTGTTCAGAAATTATATCGTCCAAATCTTGCATATCGAGGATCACTCAATCAACGAGTCATTCATATTCCGACGTATGCTGAAACGCAATCTATGAGTCACGCGATATATGTGGAATGA
- the nrdD gene encoding anaerobic ribonucleoside-triphosphate reductase, producing the protein MNQLEKDLEGLMTKDPTIVNENANKDSQTFATMRDLTAGVLSKSYGLTHILPQHVALAHQAGEIHFHDLDYHPFQPLTNCCLIDAKDMLENGFQIGNAHVTSPKSIQTAAAQLVQIIANVSSSQYGGCTIDRIDEVLGVYAIHNERKHRATAKKYVREEDVERYVDEQVTQDIFEAIESLEYEVNTLYTSNGQTPFVTFGFGLGTDEMSRKIQQAILQTRIKGLGKDRITAIFPKLVFSIKKGVNFAPTDPNYDVKQLALECSMKRMYPDILNYDKTVELLGDFKAPMGCRSFLPAWQNEQGEYENSGRCNLGVVTLNLPRIALESKGDKDRFWTIFNERMAVLHDALAFRIERVKQAEPNNAPILYKHGAFKYRLEEQDEVFTLFKHQRATISMGYIGLYEVATVFYGPDWETNPEAKAFTIDILKAMRDYQHVWTEKHDVWFSIYSTPSESLTDRFCRIDHEKFGSIPDVTEKGYYQNSFHYDVRKDVTPFEKLDFEQDYPHYASGGYIHYCEYPKLDHNKKALEAVWDYSYDRVSYLGTNIPIDHCYDCGFEGDFDTTDTGYRCPNCGNQNPETVDVVKRTCGYLGNPVQRPTIEGRHKEICARVKHMKVPKS; encoded by the coding sequence ATGAATCAATTAGAAAAAGATCTTGAAGGATTGATGACGAAAGATCCGACAATTGTGAATGAGAATGCGAACAAAGATAGCCAAACATTTGCGACAATGCGTGACCTGACAGCAGGTGTTTTATCGAAGTCTTATGGGTTAACGCACATATTACCACAACATGTTGCTTTGGCACATCAAGCTGGAGAGATTCACTTTCATGATCTGGACTATCATCCTTTTCAACCGCTTACGAATTGTTGCTTAATTGATGCGAAAGACATGTTGGAAAATGGTTTTCAAATCGGAAATGCGCATGTTACATCACCTAAATCCATTCAAACAGCAGCTGCACAACTTGTTCAAATTATTGCTAACGTCTCTAGTAGTCAATATGGTGGCTGTACGATTGACCGTATTGACGAGGTACTAGGTGTGTATGCTATACATAATGAACGAAAACACCGTGCGACAGCGAAGAAATATGTTCGTGAAGAAGATGTTGAGCGCTATGTAGATGAACAAGTCACACAAGATATTTTTGAAGCGATTGAGAGTCTGGAGTATGAAGTGAACACACTTTATACATCTAATGGGCAAACGCCATTTGTGACATTTGGTTTTGGATTAGGGACGGATGAGATGAGTCGAAAAATTCAACAAGCGATCCTACAAACACGTATTAAAGGATTGGGAAAAGATCGTATTACAGCTATTTTCCCAAAACTTGTTTTTTCTATTAAAAAGGGTGTGAATTTTGCCCCAACAGATCCAAACTATGATGTGAAACAATTGGCGTTAGAATGTTCGATGAAACGGATGTATCCGGATATTTTGAATTATGATAAAACGGTTGAACTTTTAGGGGACTTTAAAGCGCCAATGGGATGTCGATCATTCTTACCCGCTTGGCAAAATGAACAAGGAGAATATGAGAATAGTGGTCGTTGTAACTTAGGGGTTGTCACGTTGAATTTACCACGTATTGCGCTTGAATCGAAGGGTGACAAGGACCGTTTCTGGACCATTTTTAATGAGCGCATGGCGGTGTTACATGATGCGCTTGCATTTCGTATTGAACGTGTGAAACAAGCAGAACCGAATAATGCACCAATATTATATAAGCATGGCGCATTTAAATATCGTTTGGAAGAACAGGATGAGGTATTTACGCTTTTTAAGCATCAACGTGCAACGATTTCTATGGGGTATATTGGACTTTATGAAGTGGCGACTGTTTTCTATGGACCTGATTGGGAGACGAATCCAGAGGCCAAAGCATTTACAATTGATATTTTAAAGGCGATGCGTGACTATCAACATGTTTGGACAGAAAAGCATGACGTTTGGTTTAGTATTTACAGTACACCGAGTGAATCATTGACCGATCGCTTTTGCCGTATTGATCACGAGAAATTTGGGTCAATTCCAGATGTAACGGAAAAAGGTTATTATCAAAATTCTTTCCATTATGATGTGCGTAAAGATGTGACGCCTTTTGAAAAATTGGACTTTGAACAAGACTATCCGCATTATGCGAGTGGCGGTTATATCCATTATTGTGAATATCCGAAGTTGGACCATAATAAAAAGGCGTTGGAAGCGGTATGGGACTATTCATATGATCGTGTGAGCTATTTAGGAACGAATATTCCAATTGATCACTGTTATGACTGTGGCTTTGAAGGTGACTTTGATACGACAGATACGGGTTATCGCTGCCCAAATTGTGGCAATCAGAATCCCGAAACAGTGGATGTTGTGAAGAGAACGTGTGGCTACCTTGGAAACCCGGTACAGCGCCCAACGATTGAAGGACGCCATAAAGAAATTTGTGCACGTGTCAAACATATGAAGGTGCCCAAGTCATGA
- a CDS encoding 3-oxoacyl-ACP reductase, which translates to MAKTALITGASRGLGATIARTLGAQGYNVIINYHKNQSAAEQVAKDIGDNRALVIQADITERKQVDELVAKGTEYFGQIDVVINNALVNFKFDPTTQKPFRELDWSDYQGQIDGTLKGAFNTTQSVIPQMIERQNGTIISIGTNLYQNPVVPYHEYTTAKAALIGFTRNISAELGQYGINANVVSGGLLKTTDASAVTTPEVFDLITQTTPLRKVTTPQDVANMVAFLASEQARGITGQNITVDGGLTMN; encoded by the coding sequence ATGGCAAAAACTGCATTAATCACTGGAGCAAGTCGAGGTCTTGGCGCAACCATAGCACGTACCCTTGGCGCACAAGGATACAATGTCATTATTAACTATCATAAAAATCAGTCTGCAGCAGAGCAAGTTGCAAAGGATATTGGTGATAACCGCGCACTCGTTATTCAAGCTGATATTACAGAGCGTAAACAAGTAGATGAACTTGTTGCTAAAGGCACAGAGTACTTCGGGCAAATTGATGTAGTCATCAATAATGCATTAGTTAATTTTAAATTTGATCCAACAACACAAAAACCATTTCGGGAGTTAGATTGGTCAGACTATCAAGGGCAGATTGATGGCACATTGAAAGGGGCTTTTAACACAACACAAAGTGTCATTCCGCAAATGATTGAACGTCAAAACGGCACGATTATTAGCATCGGTACAAATTTATACCAAAATCCCGTAGTCCCTTATCATGAATATACAACCGCAAAAGCTGCGTTGATTGGCTTTACACGTAATATTTCAGCAGAACTTGGTCAGTACGGCATCAATGCCAATGTAGTGTCTGGTGGATTGTTGAAGACAACGGATGCAAGCGCAGTGACAACACCAGAAGTGTTTGACTTAATTACTCAAACAACGCCTTTACGCAAAGTAACAACACCTCAAGATGTGGCAAATATGGTTGCATTTCTTGCTTCCGAACAAGCACGTGGTATTACCGGCCAAAATATTACTGTTGATGGTGGACTTACAATGAATTAA
- a CDS encoding LLM class flavin-dependent oxidoreductase, producing the protein MTTKVKQMNIGVLIYGCGHHQAAWRMPDSSIKRLGDKRYYQSLAQLAERGLLDAVFFADNQSFPAKTDTALPAFWFDPIVNLTAISQVTAHIGLVSTISSTFSNPFTAARQLLSLDHVTGGRVGWNLVTSMTDLEAQNHSISALPNHESRYAKADEFAKVMNQLFTSWHTKAFIHSRDDNQVIHSDMIQPFHHHGTHFNVKGPSTTPASPQGKPVAMQAGASPQGIALATKYAEAIYSVSWNIQQARQFRQRLDKQLAKNGEKRHIKIFPGLVTYVAKTREEAMAKKHALDHALPIETALEQLSSFVQQDCFAWDIDDKVPELPPIEDFTGPIGRYETILTIIRDKDPTVRELLGYLNAGGGHLTLIGTPEDIVDTMAQWFDEGVADGFNLMPPTLPHSLEDFIELVVPELQRRGLYRERYTSQTFRGHLNL; encoded by the coding sequence ATGACAACAAAAGTCAAACAAATGAATATAGGTGTCTTAATTTATGGATGTGGTCATCATCAAGCTGCTTGGCGTATGCCAGATTCATCAATCAAACGACTCGGCGATAAACGCTACTATCAATCATTAGCACAACTTGCTGAACGCGGTTTACTTGATGCTGTCTTCTTTGCCGATAACCAATCTTTCCCTGCCAAAACAGATACAGCACTGCCAGCCTTTTGGTTTGATCCTATTGTCAATTTGACCGCAATATCACAAGTGACAGCACACATCGGCTTAGTCTCAACAATCTCAAGTACTTTTTCTAACCCATTCACAGCTGCTCGACAACTTCTGAGTTTAGATCATGTCACAGGTGGTCGTGTTGGTTGGAATCTTGTGACATCTATGACTGATTTAGAAGCTCAAAATCACAGTATATCTGCTTTACCTAATCATGAATCACGTTATGCTAAAGCAGATGAATTTGCCAAAGTGATGAATCAACTCTTCACATCTTGGCATACTAAAGCTTTCATCCACTCACGCGACGACAATCAAGTTATTCATTCAGATATGATTCAACCATTTCATCATCACGGCACGCACTTTAACGTGAAGGGACCTTCAACGACACCTGCTAGTCCACAAGGGAAACCAGTCGCCATGCAGGCAGGTGCTTCACCTCAAGGCATTGCATTAGCTACAAAATATGCAGAAGCCATTTATTCTGTATCTTGGAATATTCAACAAGCACGACAATTTCGCCAACGACTTGACAAACAACTTGCTAAAAATGGTGAAAAACGTCATATCAAAATCTTTCCAGGTCTTGTGACATATGTTGCGAAAACACGCGAAGAAGCAATGGCCAAAAAACACGCTTTAGACCACGCATTACCTATTGAGACAGCTTTGGAACAGCTTAGCTCCTTCGTCCAACAAGATTGTTTTGCATGGGATATTGATGATAAAGTGCCTGAGTTACCACCGATTGAAGATTTCACGGGACCTATTGGGCGATACGAAACCATCCTGACAATTATCAGAGACAAAGATCCAACAGTGCGTGAATTACTCGGCTATCTAAATGCAGGAGGTGGCCATCTTACACTTATTGGAACACCTGAAGATATTGTGGATACAATGGCACAATGGTTTGATGAAGGTGTGGCAGATGGTTTTAATTTGATGCCACCTACACTTCCTCATAGTCTTGAAGATTTTATTGAACTTGTAGTACCCGAACTACAACGTCGCGGTCTTTATCGTGAAAGGTACACGAGTCAAACATTCCGTGGACATTTAAACCTTTAA
- a CDS encoding poly(glycerol-phosphate) alpha-glucosyltransferase, translated as MTLENNIRELVEKIEQEGLAYDYVFISLGVPDTKAQVNLFKNRRYLDRDIYKFCQKFRAKVGKFPQWIKVDIVTETKEVLFDDVVEELVKTRRNYVDFGIALDKNWHLTFLPEEINANAFVRPAKGTSNMYFSEENVNNYLKKYTGHHRKFRMADYKGQMITKFYARGFIFDGEGVYALHNKGYQKNLRQIDDLNEEMDRLIVHSTKFLNSMLEPNGRYIYGYFPHFDNKINFYNMLRHLSSTYSLIEGLSYLGEDFSPAERAIEYVIDHYMMTDETGAQFVFDDTEQINEIKLGQNAAFIFAICEYLKHGGKNTHYLKHAQGVAEGILKMIDASTGETVHILNYPDLSVKEKYRIVYYDGEAALGLLRLYQQDHDERWLKTVQILFEHFIKNDYWKYHDHWLGYCTNELVQIVPEEKYFRFGIQNVSSHLDYMKQRETTFPTFLEMLMATYHLVEKAKTSGYQYLVDELLDETKFIDKIHTRADYERTGFFYPEIAMYFKKPSRIVNSFFIKHHGYRVRIDDIQHYLSGYIQYQHVFKKEG; from the coding sequence ATAACGTTAGAAAATAATATTCGAGAACTTGTTGAGAAGATTGAACAAGAAGGGCTAGCCTATGATTATGTTTTTATTAGCTTAGGGGTCCCTGATACAAAAGCCCAAGTCAATCTTTTTAAAAATCGTCGTTATCTTGATCGAGATATTTATAAGTTCTGTCAAAAATTTAGAGCAAAAGTGGGTAAGTTTCCGCAATGGATCAAAGTGGACATTGTTACAGAAACTAAAGAAGTGTTGTTCGATGACGTTGTAGAAGAACTGGTTAAAACGCGTCGAAACTACGTAGATTTTGGTATTGCATTAGATAAAAATTGGCATTTAACGTTCTTGCCAGAAGAAATCAATGCCAATGCATTTGTTCGTCCTGCAAAAGGAACTTCAAATATGTATTTCTCGGAAGAAAATGTTAATAATTATTTGAAGAAATATACGGGACATCATAGAAAGTTCAGAATGGCAGACTATAAAGGCCAAATGATTACAAAATTTTATGCGCGGGGATTTATTTTCGATGGAGAGGGTGTTTATGCACTTCACAACAAAGGTTATCAAAAGAATTTACGTCAAATAGATGATTTGAATGAAGAGATGGATCGTTTAATTGTGCATAGCACGAAATTTTTAAATAGCATGTTGGAACCTAATGGCCGATATATTTATGGCTATTTCCCACATTTTGATAATAAGATTAACTTCTATAATATGTTGCGTCATTTGTCATCAACGTATTCATTGATAGAGGGATTGTCTTATTTAGGAGAAGATTTCTCACCTGCTGAACGTGCGATTGAATATGTCATTGATCACTATATGATGACAGATGAGACAGGTGCTCAATTTGTCTTTGATGATACGGAACAAATCAATGAGATTAAGTTGGGACAAAATGCTGCGTTTATTTTTGCAATATGTGAATATCTAAAACACGGTGGCAAAAATACGCACTATTTAAAACACGCACAAGGTGTTGCGGAAGGTATATTAAAGATGATTGATGCATCAACAGGGGAAACGGTACATATTTTGAATTATCCAGATCTCTCGGTTAAAGAAAAGTATCGTATCGTTTACTATGATGGAGAAGCAGCACTTGGGTTATTGCGCCTATATCAACAGGATCATGATGAACGTTGGCTCAAAACTGTTCAAATATTGTTTGAGCATTTCATCAAAAATGACTATTGGAAATATCATGACCATTGGCTTGGCTATTGTACGAATGAATTGGTTCAAATTGTACCGGAAGAGAAATATTTTAGATTTGGTATCCAAAACGTCAGCTCACATTTGGATTATATGAAACAACGAGAGACGACATTCCCAACATTTTTAGAGATGTTAATGGCAACCTATCATCTTGTAGAAAAGGCGAAAACATCAGGGTATCAATATTTAGTTGATGAATTATTGGATGAAACAAAATTCATAGACAAGATTCACACACGTGCCGATTATGAGCGTACGGGCTTTTTCTATCCTGAAATTGCAATGTATTTTAAAAAGCCGAGTCGCATTGTGAATAGCTTTTTCATCAAACACCATGGTTATCGCGTAAGAATTGATGATATTCAACATTATTTGTCAGGATATATTCAATACCAACATGTGTTTAAGAAAGAAGGATAG